A DNA window from Eikenella exigua contains the following coding sequences:
- the gpmI gene encoding 2,3-bisphosphoglycerate-independent phosphoglycerate mutase produces the protein MSKLTKPIVLLILDGFGHRLEGDDNSVLLANTPNLDRLKAQYAYGTIDASERMVGLPSGQFGNSEVGHLNIGAGRVVAQDITRIDMAIENGSLAQNPALTAAWQSPTKTVHLLGCFSDGGVHSHINHFFAVADAALAAGMQKIVFHPFLDGRDTPPQSAEGYLKTLQSYCEQHPQVKVGCVVGRFFAMDRDNRWERVEQAYNALFGQAPFRADTPLQALAAAYERGEHDEFVQPTVIDPTAALHDGDAVVFMNFRADRARELTQALLFDDFQGFPRQQRFRPSYFTSLTSYGSQYRFPVLFAQESIRNGLGEYLSAQGISQLRIAETEKYPHVTYFLNGGREEPYPGEERILVPSPKVATYDLQPEMSAPQVCQHILDSLAAKRFDVILCNFANGDMVGHSGVLAATIKAVETLDDCVGKIVAAAQAAGGEVLITADHGNCEQMFDPANGQPHTQHTTNPVPFLYVGRPARIKAGGALKDIAPTLLAMLGLPKPQEMSGESLIEFV, from the coding sequence TACGGCACGATTGACGCCTCCGAACGCATGGTGGGTCTGCCCTCCGGCCAGTTCGGCAACTCCGAAGTGGGGCATTTGAATATCGGCGCCGGCCGCGTGGTGGCGCAAGACATCACCCGCATCGATATGGCCATCGAAAATGGCTCGCTCGCGCAAAACCCTGCCCTCACCGCCGCCTGGCAAAGCCCCACGAAAACCGTGCACCTGCTCGGCTGCTTCTCCGACGGCGGCGTACACAGCCACATCAACCACTTCTTCGCCGTGGCCGACGCCGCCCTGGCCGCCGGTATGCAGAAAATCGTGTTCCACCCCTTCCTAGACGGCCGCGACACCCCGCCGCAAAGTGCGGAAGGCTACCTGAAAACCCTGCAAAGCTATTGCGAGCAACACCCGCAAGTGAAAGTGGGCTGCGTGGTCGGTCGCTTCTTCGCCATGGACCGCGACAACCGCTGGGAGCGCGTTGAGCAGGCCTACAACGCCTTGTTCGGCCAAGCCCCGTTCCGCGCCGACACGCCGCTGCAAGCCCTGGCTGCCGCCTATGAACGTGGCGAACACGACGAATTCGTGCAGCCCACCGTTATTGATCCCACAGCCGCCCTGCACGATGGCGATGCGGTTGTCTTCATGAACTTCCGCGCCGACCGCGCCCGCGAGCTCACCCAAGCCCTGCTGTTCGACGATTTCCAAGGCTTCCCTCGCCAACAGCGCTTCCGCCCCAGCTATTTCACCTCGCTCACCAGCTACGGCAGCCAATACCGCTTCCCCGTGCTGTTTGCCCAAGAAAGTATCCGCAACGGCTTGGGCGAATACCTGTCTGCCCAAGGCATAAGCCAACTGCGCATTGCCGAAACCGAGAAATATCCGCACGTTACCTACTTCCTCAACGGCGGCCGCGAAGAGCCCTATCCCGGCGAAGAGCGCATCCTCGTGCCCTCGCCCAAAGTTGCCACTTACGATTTACAGCCCGAAATGAGCGCGCCGCAAGTGTGCCAACACATCCTCGACAGCCTCGCCGCCAAGCGTTTCGATGTGATCCTGTGCAACTTCGCCAACGGCGATATGGTCGGCCACAGCGGCGTGCTGGCTGCCACCATCAAAGCGGTGGAAACGCTCGACGACTGTGTGGGCAAAATCGTGGCTGCTGCTCAAGCAGCCGGCGGCGAAGTGCTAATTACCGCCGACCACGGCAACTGCGAGCAGATGTTCGACCCCGCCAACGGCCAGCCGCACACCCAGCACACCACCAACCCCGTACCCTTCCTGTATGTGGGCCGCCCCGCCCGCATCAAAGCCGGCGGCGCGCTGAAAGACATCGCCCCCACTCTCCTCGCCATGCTCGGCCTGCCCAAGCCGCAGGAAATGAGCGGCGAGAGCCTGATTGAGTTTGTTTGA
- a CDS encoding manganese efflux pump MntP family protein yields the protein MSFLTILALAFGMSMDAFAAAIAQGAAIGTPTRRGTLRTAAVFGSVEALTPLIGWAIGSVAQRYIADWDHWIAFLLLLLLGLRMIYGALQPEQHAGEQSEKAQPESGQSGRRPPSPLMLVAIAFATSIDSMIVGVGLAFLEVNILLTALAIGLATTIMAAIGLRLGSLLGSAIGKRAEILGGLVLIGIGTLILAEHLHFP from the coding sequence ATGAGCTTCCTCACCATCCTCGCCCTCGCCTTCGGCATGTCTATGGACGCCTTCGCCGCCGCCATCGCCCAAGGCGCCGCCATCGGCACGCCCACCCGCCGGGGTACACTGCGTACCGCAGCCGTGTTTGGCAGTGTGGAAGCCCTCACCCCGCTCATCGGCTGGGCAATCGGCTCAGTGGCACAACGCTACATCGCCGATTGGGATCACTGGATCGCCTTCCTCCTGCTGCTCCTACTCGGCCTGCGTATGATTTATGGCGCGCTACAGCCGGAACAGCACGCCGGGGAACAATCTGAAAAGGCACAGCCCGAAAGCGGCCAATCCGGCCGCCGCCCGCCCTCGCCGCTCATGCTCGTTGCCATTGCCTTCGCCACCAGCATCGACTCCATGATCGTCGGCGTCGGCCTAGCCTTCCTCGAAGTCAACATCCTGCTCACCGCTCTCGCCATCGGCCTGGCCACCACCATCATGGCCGCCATCGGCCTGCGTTTGGGCAGCCTCCTGGGCAGTGCCATCGGCAAACGCGCCGAAATCCTCGGCGGCCTTGTACTCATCGGGATCGGCACCCTCATCCTCGCCGAACACCTCCATTTTCCCTAA